From the genome of Candidatus Dormiibacterota bacterium, one region includes:
- a CDS encoding adenosylhomocysteinase gives MTNSDVKDRAMADRGRTRILWADDQMPVVRSIRERFAREKPLEGLRLAACLHVTSETANLARTLAAGGARVRLCASNPLSTQDEVAASLAVHDGIEVFAIKGEDNDTYYRHILQALEAAPQLTMDDGADLVSVLHSRKRDLLPGIIGGTEETTTGVIRLTSMAREGVLAYPIVAVNDAMTKHFFDNRYGTGQSTLDGIIRSTNLLIAGLKLVVAGYGWCGRGVALRARGMGAHVIVTEIDPVKALEAVLDGYQVLPMDDAAQIGDIFVTLSGNKHVLDRRHFEVMKDGAVLSNSGHFNVEINIPALEGLASGRKQRLRDYVDQYTLPSGRRLNLLGEGRLINLAAAEGHPAAVMDMSFANQALSAEYLVKEGKDLKRQVYPVPIEIDREIARLKLQTMGVRIDTLSDDQQTYLSSWSEGT, from the coding sequence ATGACCAACTCTGACGTGAAGGATCGTGCCATGGCGGACAGGGGTCGCACGCGCATCCTCTGGGCTGACGATCAGATGCCGGTGGTCCGCAGCATTCGCGAGCGTTTCGCACGGGAGAAGCCGCTCGAGGGATTGCGTCTCGCCGCCTGCCTGCACGTGACCTCCGAAACGGCGAACCTGGCCCGGACGCTGGCCGCCGGAGGGGCCCGGGTCCGCCTGTGCGCCAGCAACCCGCTCTCCACGCAGGACGAAGTCGCCGCGTCTCTGGCGGTGCACGATGGCATCGAGGTGTTCGCCATCAAGGGTGAGGACAACGACACCTACTACCGGCACATCCTCCAGGCGCTGGAAGCGGCGCCTCAGTTGACCATGGACGATGGGGCCGACCTCGTGTCGGTCCTGCACTCGCGCAAACGTGATCTTCTGCCCGGGATCATCGGTGGGACGGAAGAGACGACCACGGGCGTGATCCGCCTCACCAGCATGGCGCGCGAGGGGGTGCTCGCTTACCCGATCGTGGCCGTCAACGACGCCATGACGAAGCACTTCTTCGATAACCGATACGGCACGGGCCAGAGCACTCTCGACGGGATCATCCGCTCCACCAACCTGCTCATCGCGGGGCTCAAGCTGGTCGTGGCGGGGTACGGCTGGTGCGGGAGGGGTGTGGCCCTCCGTGCCCGGGGCATGGGGGCCCACGTCATCGTCACCGAGATCGACCCCGTCAAAGCCCTGGAGGCGGTCCTGGACGGTTACCAGGTTCTGCCGATGGATGACGCGGCGCAAATCGGCGATATCTTCGTGACCCTGAGCGGCAACAAGCACGTTCTCGATCGGCGGCATTTCGAGGTGATGAAGGACGGCGCCGTCCTGTCGAATTCGGGGCATTTTAACGTCGAGATCAACATTCCGGCCCTCGAGGGTCTCGCTTCCGGACGCAAACAACGCCTGCGCGACTACGTCGATCAGTACACGCTCCCCTCCGGTCGCCGCCTCAACCTTCTCGGGGAGGGACGCCTCATCAACCTCGCGGCCGCCGAGGGGCACCCGGCGGCCGTCATGGACATGTCGTTCGCAAACCAGGCGCTCTCCGCCGAATACCTCGTGAAGGAAGGGAAGGACCTGAAGCGTCAGGTCTACCCCGTCCCGATAGAAATCGACCGCGAGATCGCCCGTCTGAAACTGCAGACGATGGGTGTCCGCATCGACACTCTCTCCGACGACCAGCAGACCTATCTTTCGAGCTGGTCCGAGGGGACCTAG
- the metK gene encoding methionine adenosyltransferase, with protein sequence MVKGRSLFTSESVTEGHPDKIADQISDGVLDAVLSQDALSRVAIETLVTTGVVLVAGEMTTKATVDIPSLARETVREIGYTRAKYGFDCDTCAIFTSIDKQSSDIAMGVDTGGAGDQGMMFGYACRETPELMPMPIEMAHRLVRRLSEVRRSGGLPYLRPDGKTQVTVEYQDGRPVRIDTVVVSTQHDSSVATEVLRRDVEEQIIRPVIPEELRDRKTRLHINPTGRFVIGGPQGDTGLTGRKIIVDTYGGYAHHGGGAFSGKDPTKVDRSAAYMARYIAKNLVAAGIAERLEVQLAYAIGVADPVSVMVDTSGTANLENDAIVKLIREHFGLKPREIIETLDLRKPIYRRTAAFGHFGRGDAGFTWERTDKAEALRKAVRG encoded by the coding sequence ATGGTCAAGGGCAGGTCCCTGTTCACATCGGAATCGGTGACGGAAGGGCATCCCGACAAGATCGCCGATCAAATTTCCGACGGCGTCCTGGACGCGGTCCTCTCCCAGGACGCGCTGTCGCGCGTGGCGATCGAGACTCTCGTGACCACGGGTGTGGTCCTGGTCGCGGGCGAGATGACCACGAAGGCCACCGTCGACATCCCATCGCTGGCTCGCGAGACCGTGCGTGAGATCGGTTACACGCGCGCCAAGTACGGCTTCGACTGCGACACCTGCGCGATCTTCACCTCCATCGACAAGCAGTCGTCCGACATCGCCATGGGAGTGGACACGGGAGGAGCGGGGGACCAGGGAATGATGTTCGGGTACGCCTGCCGGGAAACACCCGAGTTGATGCCGATGCCGATCGAGATGGCACATCGGCTCGTGCGCCGGCTCTCCGAGGTGCGGCGGTCGGGAGGTCTCCCGTACTTGCGTCCCGACGGCAAGACCCAGGTGACGGTCGAGTACCAGGACGGACGACCCGTCCGCATCGACACCGTGGTCGTGTCGACGCAGCACGATTCCTCAGTGGCGACCGAGGTCTTGCGGCGCGATGTCGAGGAGCAGATCATCCGCCCCGTGATCCCCGAGGAGTTGCGCGACCGGAAAACCCGTCTGCACATCAACCCGACGGGACGCTTCGTCATCGGTGGCCCGCAGGGGGACACCGGGCTCACCGGCCGCAAGATCATCGTCGATACCTACGGGGGATATGCCCACCACGGCGGAGGAGCGTTCTCGGGGAAGGACCCCACCAAGGTCGATCGTTCTGCGGCGTACATGGCGCGCTACATCGCCAAGAACCTGGTTGCGGCCGGCATCGCCGAGCGTCTGGAGGTCCAGCTGGCCTATGCGATCGGCGTCGCCGATCCGGTGTCGGTGATGGTCGATACGTCCGGAACGGCGAATCTCGAGAACGATGCCATCGTGAAGTTGATTCGCGAGCACTTCGGCCTGAAGCCGCGGGAAATCATCGAGACGCTGGATCTGCGCAAGCCCATTTACAGGCGGACCGCCGCCTTTGGGCATTTCGGGAGGGGCGATGCCGGGTTCACCTGGGAAAGGACGGACAAGGCCGAAGCGCTCCGCAAGGCGGTCCGGGGCTGA
- the dnaE gene encoding DNA polymerase III subunit alpha produces the protein MADTSFVHLHNHSQYSLLDGASKLEELVEQAARFGMPAVAVTDHGNLFGAVPFFEAAAEKGIKPILGCETYIAPGSRTDRTPAGAGKKPYYHLLLLARDQTGYQNLMRLSTAGFLEGYYYRPRIDRELLERHGRGLIATSTCLGGEIPQLILSGRQAEAERVACEYREIFGAENFFFEIQDQGLPEEKLLNEVLVPLGRRLKIPLLATNDCHFLRRDDHFAHDILICIQTGKTVKDADRMRFTQEHYFKSPEEMWTAFKHLPEAVENTLLVAERCNLVMPKGDNLLPHFQVPEGRTVEEYFRDMSERGFEERLPAWKALAAKGLLRVPIEEYGRRLASEIDMVIRMGFAGYFLIVWDFIKYARDKGVPVGPGRGSAAGSLVAFCLRITDVDPLQYDLLFERFLNPERITMPDIDIDFCMRGRGAVIDYVRDKYGRENVAQIITFATMGAKAVIRDAGRGLDIAFGDCDRIAKLIPAEPDMTIDKAINTVPALRQMHEQDDRIRQLLDVSRRLEGLTRHASVHAAGVVISPRPIVEFSPLARTRDDEIVTQYAMEEIGSIGLLKMDFLGLKTLTIIQDCRERIRADEGVHVDVETLLLDDPETYACFQGARTDGVFQFESSGMKDILRKLKPDRFEDLIALNALFRPGPIGSGMIDDYVERRHGRKAIEYIVPQLEEILGVTYGVIVYQEQVMQIASRLAGFTLGEADILRRAMGKKKKDVMAAQREKFTKGCRSREVGEKDAKRLFDLMEHFAGYGFNKAHSTAYALIAYRTAWLKAHYPRHFMASLLTMEKDNTDNIVKYIGESKEMGIAVLPPHVNHSGVDFTVQPEGIRFGLGAVKNVGEGAARTMVEARASHGPFGSLAALCSAIDLRTINKRVLESLVKAGALDHLGPSRSALFTGVDAAIEAGQNALRDRESGQAGLFAGPAALGAAAVPTESVREWSDRELLAGEKEVLGFYMAGHPFKEYAARLKGLVTHTTSTVKEIQKPRKVAVAGIVSALKRRKTRRGDMMAVFRLDDLDGSLEVIAFPDTYAKHRSLLDEDAALLVSGNVEVADDQKRLIAESLLHLDQAEEKAREIVLAIPQAGFGDAAVERVRDLLRERPGPCPVFIEVTQPQGFRATLRAGDALKVSPSRDLTLALEGLLGKGAVRFR, from the coding sequence ATGGCCGACACGAGCTTCGTACACCTGCACAATCATTCCCAGTACTCCCTCCTGGACGGCGCCTCCAAGCTCGAGGAGCTCGTCGAGCAGGCGGCGCGCTTCGGGATGCCGGCCGTGGCCGTTACGGACCACGGCAATCTCTTCGGCGCCGTCCCGTTCTTCGAGGCCGCGGCCGAGAAAGGGATCAAGCCGATCCTGGGGTGCGAGACCTACATTGCGCCCGGCTCGCGTACGGATCGCACGCCTGCGGGTGCGGGAAAGAAGCCCTACTATCACCTGCTCCTCCTCGCCCGGGACCAGACCGGCTATCAGAACCTCATGCGGCTCTCCACCGCGGGGTTTCTGGAGGGGTACTACTACCGGCCGCGCATCGATCGTGAGCTCCTGGAGAGACACGGACGCGGTCTGATCGCGACCTCCACCTGTCTCGGAGGAGAGATCCCCCAGCTCATTCTTTCGGGTCGGCAGGCCGAGGCCGAACGTGTCGCCTGCGAGTACCGGGAGATCTTCGGCGCCGAAAATTTCTTTTTCGAGATTCAGGACCAGGGCCTGCCGGAGGAGAAGCTGCTGAACGAAGTCCTGGTGCCCCTGGGGAGGCGCCTCAAGATCCCGCTGCTGGCCACGAACGACTGTCACTTCCTGAGGCGCGACGACCACTTCGCGCACGACATCCTGATCTGCATCCAGACCGGCAAGACGGTCAAGGACGCCGACCGCATGCGCTTCACCCAGGAGCACTATTTCAAGTCGCCCGAAGAGATGTGGACGGCGTTCAAGCACCTCCCGGAGGCGGTCGAGAACACGCTGCTCGTCGCGGAACGCTGCAACCTGGTCATGCCCAAGGGAGACAACCTGCTGCCGCATTTCCAGGTTCCCGAGGGGAGGACCGTCGAAGAGTACTTCCGCGACATGTCGGAGCGCGGTTTCGAGGAAAGGCTGCCCGCCTGGAAGGCCCTCGCCGCGAAAGGCCTGCTCCGCGTCCCGATCGAAGAGTACGGACGGCGCCTGGCGAGTGAGATCGACATGGTCATCCGCATGGGGTTCGCCGGATACTTTCTCATCGTCTGGGACTTCATCAAGTACGCCCGGGACAAGGGCGTTCCCGTCGGTCCGGGCCGTGGTTCGGCGGCCGGCTCCCTGGTCGCCTTCTGTCTGCGCATCACGGATGTCGACCCGCTCCAGTACGACCTCCTGTTCGAGCGCTTCCTGAACCCGGAGCGGATCACGATGCCGGACATCGACATCGACTTCTGCATGCGGGGGCGCGGCGCCGTCATCGACTACGTGCGCGACAAGTACGGACGGGAGAACGTCGCCCAGATCATCACGTTCGCGACCATGGGCGCCAAGGCCGTGATCCGCGACGCGGGCCGCGGGCTCGACATCGCGTTCGGCGACTGCGACCGGATCGCGAAACTGATACCGGCCGAGCCGGACATGACGATCGACAAGGCGATCAACACCGTGCCGGCGCTCCGCCAGATGCACGAACAGGATGATCGGATCCGGCAACTCCTGGACGTCTCGAGACGGCTCGAAGGATTGACGCGTCACGCCTCGGTGCATGCCGCAGGGGTGGTGATCTCGCCCCGGCCGATCGTCGAGTTCTCACCCCTGGCACGCACGCGGGACGACGAGATCGTCACGCAATATGCCATGGAGGAGATCGGCAGCATCGGACTCCTGAAGATGGATTTCCTCGGCCTCAAGACGCTGACGATCATCCAGGACTGTCGGGAACGAATCCGCGCCGACGAGGGGGTCCACGTGGACGTCGAGACGCTGCTGCTCGACGATCCGGAAACCTACGCCTGCTTCCAGGGAGCGCGCACGGACGGCGTGTTCCAGTTTGAGTCCTCGGGCATGAAGGACATCCTCCGCAAGCTGAAGCCGGACCGATTCGAGGACCTCATCGCCTTGAACGCCCTGTTCCGCCCGGGACCCATCGGCTCGGGAATGATCGACGATTACGTCGAGCGGCGGCATGGCCGCAAGGCCATCGAATACATCGTCCCGCAGCTCGAGGAGATCCTCGGGGTCACCTACGGCGTCATCGTGTACCAGGAGCAGGTGATGCAGATCGCGTCGCGTCTCGCCGGCTTCACCCTGGGAGAAGCCGACATCCTGCGTCGGGCCATGGGCAAGAAGAAGAAGGACGTCATGGCCGCGCAACGCGAGAAGTTCACGAAGGGATGCCGGTCTCGCGAGGTCGGAGAGAAGGACGCGAAACGGCTATTCGATCTGATGGAGCACTTTGCCGGCTACGGCTTCAACAAGGCGCATTCCACCGCGTACGCCCTGATCGCGTACCGGACGGCCTGGTTGAAGGCGCACTACCCCCGGCATTTCATGGCCTCCCTCCTGACGATGGAGAAGGACAACACCGACAACATCGTCAAGTACATCGGCGAATCGAAGGAGATGGGCATCGCCGTGCTCCCGCCGCACGTCAACCACTCGGGTGTCGATTTCACGGTCCAGCCGGAGGGGATCCGCTTCGGACTGGGAGCGGTCAAGAACGTCGGCGAGGGGGCCGCGCGGACGATGGTCGAGGCCCGCGCGTCGCATGGTCCTTTCGGATCCCTCGCGGCTCTCTGCTCCGCGATCGACCTGCGCACCATCAACAAGCGCGTCCTCGAGTCTCTCGTGAAGGCCGGCGCGCTCGACCACCTTGGCCCCTCCAGGTCGGCTCTTTTCACCGGTGTCGACGCAGCCATCGAAGCGGGCCAGAACGCTCTGCGGGACAGGGAGAGCGGCCAGGCCGGTCTGTTCGCCGGCCCCGCGGCCCTCGGTGCCGCGGCGGTGCCCACAGAGAGTGTCCGGGAGTGGTCCGACCGGGAGCTGCTGGCAGGGGAGAAGGAAGTCCTCGGCTTCTACATGGCCGGGCACCCCTTCAAGGAATATGCCGCGCGTCTGAAGGGCCTGGTCACCCATACGACCTCCACGGTGAAAGAAATCCAGAAGCCGCGCAAGGTTGCCGTCGCCGGGATTGTGTCCGCCCTGAAACGACGCAAGACGAGGCGCGGGGACATGATGGCGGTGTTCCGTCTGGACGACCTCGACGGGTCGCTCGAGGTCATCGCGTTCCCGGATACCTACGCGAAGCACCGGAGTCTCCTGGACGAGGACGCGGCGCTCCTGGTGAGCGGCAACGTCGAGGTGGCCGACGACCAGAAGCGCCTCATCGCGGAAAGCCTCCTTCACCTGGACCAGGCCGAGGAGAAGGCCAGGGAGATTGTCCTTGCCATCCCCCAGGCGGGGTTCGGTGACGCCGCCGTGGAGAGGGTGCGGGATCTCCTGCGCGAACGACCGGGGCCCTGTCCCGTCTTCATCGAAGTGACGCAGCCACAGGGCTTCCGAGCCACGCTCCGCGCGGGGGATGCCCTCAAGGTCTCGCCCAGCCGCGATCTGACGCTGGCCCTGGAGGGTCTTCTGGGGAAGGGAGCCGTGAGATTCCGTTGA
- the guaA gene encoding glutamine-hydrolyzing GMP synthase encodes MSSRETVLVLDFGAQYSQLIARRVRELNVYSELVPFDAAIERMRGARGLILSGGPESVDVPGAPRLDEAVYRLGLPILGICYGMQLMAHQLGGRVIRSPQREFGPSELRVLRAAGLFAGQPGVQRVWMSHGDEVVEVPRGFERTATSTNSACAAMADAGRRLHAIQFHPEVMHTERGRDILRNFLYDVCGCTGSWKMSSFIEESIAAIRARVGNGRVVAGLSGGVDSAVAALLIHRAIGDRLHGLFVDNGLLRQDEAESVLDTFDRAFHVKVERIDAARRFLTELRGLVDPEEKRRTIGRVFIEVFEAAARDLGPVEFLAQGTLYPDLIESTSHKGPSAVIKTHHNVGGLPSTMRLKLVEPLRELFKDEVRRLGRELGLDDAILLRHPFPGPGLAVRVLGEVTEERLAILRRVDAIFLHELRSAGLYYETSQAFAVLLPVRSVGVMGDGRTYENVVALRAVTTDDFMTADWARLPLDFLAAVSARIVNEVRGVNRVVYDISSKPPATIEWE; translated from the coding sequence ATGAGCTCGCGCGAGACGGTGCTCGTCCTGGATTTCGGGGCTCAATATTCGCAGCTCATCGCGCGCCGGGTGCGCGAGCTCAATGTGTACAGCGAGCTCGTGCCCTTCGACGCGGCGATCGAGCGAATGCGGGGTGCCCGCGGTCTGATCCTTTCGGGCGGCCCCGAGTCCGTCGATGTTCCGGGGGCTCCGCGCCTGGACGAGGCGGTGTACAGGCTGGGGCTGCCGATCCTGGGAATCTGCTACGGCATGCAGCTCATGGCCCACCAGCTCGGTGGCAGGGTCATCCGCTCGCCGCAGCGCGAGTTCGGGCCGTCGGAGCTGCGCGTGCTGCGCGCGGCCGGCCTGTTCGCCGGCCAGCCCGGTGTCCAGAGGGTCTGGATGAGTCACGGGGACGAAGTGGTCGAAGTCCCGCGCGGTTTCGAACGGACGGCCACGAGCACGAACTCCGCCTGCGCCGCCATGGCCGACGCGGGGAGGCGGCTCCACGCCATCCAGTTCCACCCGGAAGTCATGCACACGGAGCGCGGCAGGGACATCCTGCGCAACTTCCTGTACGACGTCTGCGGGTGCACCGGCAGCTGGAAGATGAGTTCGTTCATCGAGGAATCGATCGCGGCCATCCGGGCCCGGGTGGGCAACGGTCGCGTCGTGGCGGGGCTGAGCGGCGGGGTGGACTCGGCGGTGGCGGCCCTCCTGATCCACCGGGCGATCGGCGACCGGCTCCACGGTCTGTTCGTAGACAACGGGCTCTTGCGGCAGGACGAGGCGGAGTCGGTGCTGGACACGTTCGATCGTGCCTTTCACGTCAAGGTCGAGCGCATCGACGCCGCGCGGCGCTTCCTCACTGAGCTTCGAGGCCTCGTCGACCCCGAGGAAAAACGGCGGACGATCGGCCGGGTGTTCATCGAGGTGTTCGAGGCGGCCGCGAGGGATCTCGGCCCTGTGGAGTTCCTGGCCCAGGGAACGCTCTATCCCGACCTGATCGAGTCGACCTCCCACAAGGGACCCTCGGCGGTCATCAAGACGCACCACAATGTCGGAGGACTGCCGAGCACGATGAGGCTGAAACTGGTGGAACCACTGCGGGAGCTGTTCAAGGACGAGGTGCGCCGTCTCGGCCGGGAGCTGGGCCTGGACGACGCCATCTTGCTGCGTCATCCCTTCCCGGGGCCGGGTCTTGCCGTCCGCGTCCTGGGGGAGGTCACCGAAGAGCGCCTCGCCATCCTCAGACGGGTCGACGCCATCTTCCTCCATGAATTGCGCTCTGCGGGCCTGTACTACGAAACGTCCCAGGCGTTCGCCGTCCTCCTGCCGGTCCGCTCGGTGGGCGTGATGGGCGACGGCAGGACCTACGAAAACGTCGTGGCGCTCCGCGCGGTCACCACGGATGACTTCATGACGGCCGACTGGGCCCGTCTGCCGCTCGATTTTCTCGCGGCGGTCAGCGCGCGGATCGTGAACGAAGTGCGCGGTGTCAATCGAGTCGTCTACGACATCAGCAGCAAGCCGCCCGCCACCATCGAGTGGGAGTGA
- the holA gene encoding DNA polymerase III subunit delta, with translation MPTSLSFARFREALKAGQVAPVYLFEGEEAYFHDEGIRLLEQATVSGDALSMDRDAVRGGDISLGALLDLARTYPMGSARRLIVVRDADALRAESLDPLKAYLKAPNPRTCLAFSDVGFDRRRGLYRVLAEDVTRVDCGPLDEPRTAVFVRDRLRARGFGISPDLASAIAAGLSGAGLGRVDAEIEKLMSSLGGPRPVEAADLALLADVPRVEDSFRLAAHAARGERGEALGILRALLRQGEDPIKILGGLSWYFRNALRAKVAEARRLPPRESTTLYGIDRGRIERFTREVGGARADDLRDALAFCLKVDRELKGMGAKDPANALERLVHHAARRTSMPVRQPGVRKVADR, from the coding sequence ATGCCAACCTCTCTGAGCTTCGCCCGCTTCCGCGAGGCCCTCAAGGCCGGCCAGGTGGCCCCGGTCTATCTTTTCGAAGGGGAGGAGGCGTACTTCCACGACGAGGGAATCCGCCTTCTGGAGCAAGCCACCGTTTCGGGCGACGCCCTGTCCATGGACCGCGACGCCGTGCGCGGCGGAGACATCTCGCTCGGCGCGCTTCTCGACCTGGCGCGGACGTATCCGATGGGAAGCGCCCGTCGCCTCATCGTCGTGCGCGATGCCGACGCCCTCCGCGCCGAGAGTCTCGACCCGCTGAAGGCGTACCTGAAGGCACCGAATCCACGGACGTGCCTCGCCTTCAGCGATGTCGGCTTCGATCGACGCAGGGGGCTGTACCGGGTTCTCGCGGAGGACGTCACGCGGGTCGACTGCGGTCCGCTCGACGAACCGCGCACGGCCGTCTTCGTGCGGGATCGACTGCGCGCCCGCGGGTTCGGCATCAGTCCCGACCTCGCCTCGGCGATCGCCGCCGGACTGTCGGGCGCGGGTCTCGGACGCGTCGACGCCGAGATCGAAAAGCTGATGAGCTCCCTGGGCGGACCACGCCCGGTGGAGGCGGCGGATCTGGCGCTTCTCGCCGACGTGCCGCGCGTGGAAGACTCCTTCCGCCTCGCCGCCCACGCCGCGCGCGGCGAGCGGGGTGAAGCCCTCGGAATCCTGCGGGCGCTGCTCCGGCAAGGAGAGGACCCCATCAAGATTCTGGGTGGCCTGTCGTGGTACTTCCGGAACGCTCTGCGCGCCAAGGTGGCCGAGGCCCGCAGACTGCCTCCGCGCGAGTCCACGACCCTCTACGGCATCGATCGCGGGCGCATCGAACGCTTCACCCGTGAGGTCGGCGGCGCCCGCGCCGACGATTTGCGCGACGCACTGGCGTTCTGCCTCAAGGTCGATCGGGAGCTGAAGGGGATGGGGGCGAAGGACCCGGCGAACGCGCTGGAGCGGCTGGTGCACCACGCGGCGCGCCGGACCTCGATGCCGGTCCGACAACCGGGGGTGAGGAAGGTGGCGGACAGATGA
- a CDS encoding LptE family protein, with product MPPIGPTAALPGDPERRPAAVVTAFLLVLLAGCGYHLVGHSSTLPTGIQSVGIPTFVNRTNRPELEQRVTEHVIDEFTTRGRVRILPGEEGAQAVLRGEILSYIVTPVVISEQGRATRYEILITAHVTLSETTTDRVLWEDDHFLFKRQYDVATSPQVFIDQEIVAIDDVATDFAKSVVTSILEGF from the coding sequence GTGCCCCCCATCGGACCCACCGCGGCGCTTCCCGGTGACCCGGAACGCCGCCCGGCCGCTGTCGTCACCGCGTTCCTGCTTGTCCTCCTCGCCGGCTGCGGCTATCACCTCGTGGGACACTCGAGCACGCTGCCGACGGGGATTCAATCGGTGGGCATCCCCACGTTCGTGAACCGGACCAATCGCCCCGAGCTGGAGCAGCGGGTCACCGAGCACGTCATCGACGAGTTCACAACACGGGGGAGAGTGCGCATCCTTCCCGGTGAAGAAGGGGCGCAGGCGGTGCTCCGGGGCGAGATCCTGAGCTACATCGTCACGCCGGTCGTCATCAGCGAGCAGGGGCGCGCCACGCGTTATGAGATCCTGATCACGGCGCACGTCACCTTGAGCGAGACGACCACGGATCGCGTGCTGTGGGAAGACGACCACTTTCTGTTCAAGCGGCAGTACGACGTGGCGACGAGCCCTCAGGTGTTCATCGATCAGGAGATCGTGGCCATCGACGACGTGGCGACCGACTTCGCGAAGAGCGTCGTCACGTCGATCCTCGAGGGGTTCTGA